The following are encoded together in the Lathyrus oleraceus cultivar Zhongwan6 chromosome 3, CAAS_Psat_ZW6_1.0, whole genome shotgun sequence genome:
- the LOC127129881 gene encoding uncharacterized protein LOC127129881 codes for MTSEAFKLKCLFEQVRNDFIRDTGERLQTRFAREEEEKARREAEEKARVEEEQRVREVAEKVVAEAEAKAKADAEEAAHIAAEEAAKASTDALTQGEQSTSSFAPLVLKTLEELQKEQQIVRAILDHQDSVNNNIQNLLTQLLQRMPPPPNP; via the coding sequence atgacatctgaggctTTCAAACTGAAATGCCTCTTTGaacaagtccgcaacgactttatcagagacaCTGGAGAAAGGCTTCAGACACGATTCGCCAGAgaggaagaggaaaaggccagAAGAGAAGCAGAAGAGAAAGCTCGCGTGGAAGAAGAGCAACGGGTTAGAGAAGTTGCAGAGAAGGTTGTTGCTGAAGCTGAGGCAAAAGCAAAAGCCGACGCTGAAGAAGCAGCACACATAGCTGCGGAAGAAGCTGCAAAGGCTAGCACTGATGCTCTTACTCAGGGGGAGCAATCAACCTCTAGCTTCGCTCCTCTGGTCCTAAAGACTCTAGAAGAGCTGCAGAAGGAGCAACAGATAGTGCGAGCAATATTGGATCACCAAGACTCCGTCAACAACAATATTCAGAACCTGCTAACCCAactgctccaaaggatgcctccgcctccaaacccttag